In Aureibaculum algae, the following are encoded in one genomic region:
- a CDS encoding IS110 family RNA-guided transposase, translating into MNKDIKYFGIDISHLVFDVTDSDGNYYQFKNNPTGFKKFVKLLKVNSHCVMEATGYYHYQLAYYLLESGIKISVENPLSVKRFIQMKLSKIKTDKSDSKLICEYAKQVELKLWKGNSKHQTECLQMTRLLAVYTKQSTMLKNKLHGEAVLGNPSKSVVSSLKRSLKQVQKEIKTLEDKLIILVKEVHQDVLTRLKSIPGIGNKTALMLVVLTDGFERFTSGSELCSYAGLTPVIRKSGSSVTGRPRISKIGNQKLRSLLFMCSFNACKYNKACREIYERIVAKGKSKKLALIAVCNKLLKQAFAIAKSGLLYDDAHRSGLVKN; encoded by the coding sequence ATGAATAAAGATATTAAATATTTTGGAATAGACATTAGTCATTTGGTATTCGATGTCACGGATTCTGATGGCAATTATTATCAGTTTAAAAACAACCCTACAGGCTTTAAAAAGTTTGTAAAACTATTGAAAGTTAATAGTCATTGTGTCATGGAAGCCACAGGGTACTACCATTATCAATTGGCTTATTATTTATTAGAGTCTGGGATCAAAATCTCTGTAGAAAACCCTTTATCAGTAAAACGTTTTATACAGATGAAGTTGTCTAAGATCAAGACAGACAAGAGCGATTCTAAACTTATTTGTGAATATGCAAAACAAGTAGAATTAAAGCTATGGAAGGGTAACTCTAAACATCAAACAGAATGTCTACAAATGACCAGACTCCTTGCTGTATATACAAAACAGAGTACCATGTTAAAAAACAAATTACATGGTGAAGCTGTTTTAGGAAATCCAAGTAAATCGGTTGTGAGTTCTCTAAAACGCAGTTTAAAGCAGGTTCAGAAAGAAATCAAAACCTTAGAGGATAAACTAATAATATTAGTTAAAGAAGTGCACCAAGATGTTTTAACACGCCTAAAAAGTATACCAGGCATTGGAAACAAAACAGCATTAATGCTAGTGGTTCTTACAGATGGATTTGAACGTTTTACAAGCGGCAGTGAGCTCTGCAGTTATGCTGGGTTAACTCCTGTGATTAGAAAGAGTGGTAGCAGTGTAACTGGGCGCCCTCGGATTAGTAAAATCGGTAATCAAAAGCTACGGAGTTTATTATTTATGTGCAGTTTTAATGCTTGTAAATACAACAAAGCTTGTCGAGAAATTTATGAACGAATTGTAGCAAAAGGAAAGAGCAAAAAACTAGCCCTAATTGCCGTATGCAATAAGCTATTAAAACAAGCATTTGCTATTGCAAAATCAGGATTATTATATGATGATGCTCATAGAAGTGGTTTGGTGAAAAATTAA
- a CDS encoding IS110 family RNA-guided transposase, with protein MKNYEEVVGIDVSKKTIDAYCYQAQVHKEFVNDLIGYKRLLKWVLKQTKTSNFFYCFENTGYYSLKLALYLHSQDIVYVEESPLKIKRSSGVVKEKTDKLDAKLIARYVWLYREELQPSTVKSMSHLELGRLLALRNQLVRNNAGLKGTLKEMKVLLSSPTTDFGCISLKRSIDYLSKQVKGIEDRIKEIITADNSMNKNYELLSSLKGVGLVVACQLIYHTGNFTRFASWRAFSSYCGTAPFEHRSGTSIHRRKQCHYLGDRKMKSLLSMASVSAIQHDTELRLYYKRKLAEGKDKMLAINNVRNKLIARAFAVVKRGTPYVVLQQHAA; from the coding sequence ATGAAAAATTACGAAGAAGTAGTAGGAATTGATGTATCAAAAAAAACAATTGATGCTTATTGTTATCAAGCACAAGTCCATAAAGAGTTTGTTAATGATTTAATAGGATATAAAAGACTATTAAAATGGGTTTTGAAACAGACAAAAACAAGCAATTTTTTTTACTGTTTTGAGAATACAGGTTATTACTCCTTAAAGTTAGCACTTTATTTACATAGTCAAGATATTGTTTATGTAGAAGAAAGTCCATTAAAAATTAAACGCTCCAGCGGAGTTGTAAAAGAGAAAACAGATAAGTTAGACGCCAAACTTATAGCAAGATACGTATGGCTTTACAGAGAAGAGTTACAGCCAAGTACAGTAAAGAGTATGTCTCATTTAGAGTTAGGCAGATTACTAGCTTTAAGAAATCAATTAGTAAGAAACAATGCAGGACTTAAAGGCACTTTAAAAGAGATGAAAGTGCTATTGTCAAGTCCAACAACAGATTTTGGATGTATTAGCTTAAAACGCAGTATAGATTACTTATCTAAGCAAGTAAAAGGTATAGAAGATAGAATTAAAGAGATAATCACAGCAGATAATTCTATGAACAAGAATTACGAATTACTATCCAGCCTTAAAGGTGTTGGTTTAGTAGTTGCATGTCAACTAATTTATCACACAGGAAATTTCACTCGATTTGCTAGTTGGCGAGCCTTTTCTAGCTATTGTGGTACAGCACCATTTGAGCATCGCTCAGGTACTAGTATACATCGCAGAAAACAATGTCATTATTTAGGAGATAGAAAAATGAAAAGTTTGCTGAGTATGGCAAGTGTATCAGCAATACAACATGACACCGAATTAAGACTGTATTATAAAAGAAAATTGGCAGAAGGAAAAGATAAAATGTTAGCCATAAATAATGTTAGAAATAAACTAATAGCTAGAGCTTTTGCAGTTGTAAAAAGAGGAACACCTTATGTGGTTCTTCAGCAACATGCAGCTTAA
- a CDS encoding SDR family oxidoreductase, whose amino-acid sequence MSVLNKQVAIVTGSSKGIGAEIAKVLAKNGAKVVINYIGGKVAAEKIVKEIVQNGFEAISIQADISKSEDVKNLFDTAISHFGKVDILVNNAGIMMNSLIKDTTDEIFEKQFNVNVKGVFNTLREASTQLADNGSIINISSTVTRTNFPTYGIYSATKSAVQQISSVFAKEIGNRGINVNCVLPGPTGTELFLEGKSDETITQLSNSNAFKRLGTPSDIAKIVSFLATDEAKWINGQNIGVNGGMA is encoded by the coding sequence ATGAGTGTGTTAAATAAACAAGTTGCTATTGTAACAGGATCTTCAAAAGGAATTGGTGCTGAAATAGCTAAAGTTTTAGCTAAAAATGGAGCTAAAGTAGTGATTAACTATATTGGTGGTAAAGTAGCTGCCGAAAAGATTGTAAAAGAAATCGTTCAAAATGGTTTTGAAGCTATTAGTATTCAAGCAGACATAAGTAAATCAGAAGATGTAAAAAACTTATTTGATACCGCTATTTCACATTTTGGAAAGGTCGATATTCTGGTTAATAATGCGGGAATTATGATGAATTCGCTAATTAAAGATACTACTGATGAAATTTTTGAAAAACAATTTAACGTTAATGTAAAAGGAGTTTTTAATACGTTAAGAGAAGCCTCCACTCAATTAGCAGACAACGGAAGCATCATCAATATTTCTTCTACAGTAACTCGAACAAATTTTCCAACATATGGTATTTACTCAGCTACTAAATCTGCTGTACAACAAATAAGTAGTGTGTTTGCCAAAGAAATAGGTAATAGAGGCATTAATGTAAATTGTGTATTGCCTGGTCCCACTGGAACTGAACTGTTCCTAGAAGGTAAATCGGATGAAACGATTACTCAACTTTCTAACAGTAATGCTTTTAAACGCTTAGGAACACCATCAGACATTGCTAAAATAGTTTCTTTTTTAGCCACAGATGAAGCAAAATGGATTAATGGACAAAATATTGGTGTTAACGGTGGTATGGCTTAA
- a CDS encoding helix-turn-helix domain-containing protein, which yields MGNLKRISKISDYHTFANLSAPKHPLISLIDFSKVEFPKDLKGLKLIQEYYTIGLKRNVPYKLFYGQQEYDFNEGLMTFLAPNQVMSMERNPNVFLDKKLKPSGWLLLIHPDFLWNTALATSIKKYEYFGYDINESLFLSEDEEERFIDIFKNIEKEYQSNIDKFSQKIIVSQLELLLNYAERFYERQFVTRNKSSHQLLEKVETLLSTYFNQNNLIELGLPSVENLSKELHLSSTYLSSVLKSLTGMSTQQHIHNKLIEKAKEELSTTTLSINEIAYNLGFEYPTSFNKLFKSKTEMSPMEFRKTFN from the coding sequence ATGGGAAACTTAAAACGAATTTCAAAAATTTCTGACTACCATACTTTTGCAAATCTCTCTGCACCCAAACATCCATTAATAAGTTTAATAGATTTTAGTAAAGTTGAATTTCCTAAAGATTTAAAAGGATTAAAACTCATTCAAGAATATTACACCATAGGGTTAAAACGAAATGTGCCTTATAAATTATTTTACGGACAACAGGAGTACGATTTTAACGAAGGTTTAATGACATTTTTAGCACCCAATCAGGTGATGAGTATGGAAAGAAATCCTAATGTTTTTTTAGACAAAAAATTAAAACCTTCGGGATGGTTACTTTTAATTCATCCCGATTTTTTATGGAATACTGCACTTGCCACATCCATCAAAAAATATGAATATTTTGGCTACGACATTAATGAATCTTTATTTTTATCTGAAGATGAAGAAGAAAGATTCATTGATATTTTTAAAAATATAGAAAAAGAATACCAATCCAATATTGATAAATTCAGTCAAAAAATTATCGTATCTCAATTAGAATTATTGTTAAATTATGCCGAACGCTTTTATGAAAGGCAATTTGTAACTCGTAATAAATCTAGTCATCAACTTTTGGAAAAAGTAGAAACCTTATTATCAACGTATTTCAATCAAAATAACTTAATCGAACTTGGCTTACCTTCTGTTGAAAATCTTTCTAAAGAACTTCACCTTTCCTCAACTTATTTAAGTAGTGTATTGAAATCTTTAACAGGAATGAGTACACAACAACATATACACAACAAACTAATTGAAAAAGCGAAAGAAGAACTTTCTACAACCACTTTATCTATAAATGAAATAGCTTATAATTTAGGGTTTGAATATCCAACATCTTTTAATAAACTTTTTAAGAGTAAGACCGAAATGTCTCCTATGGAATTTAGAAAAACATTTAATTGA
- a CDS encoding helix-turn-helix domain-containing protein: MRTDKQHITSKRIDVPSEFQSFFSHFYSAQNNTNQAITKTLLPNFQTIMVFSFGTPIHFNTVNNTQINLEKCIVLGPIKQPFDYTLSSGAEMLVVHFKNDAFYRFFSKVIISDLLPINPDALLNQNCFTNLWHLIKNEATNNRINLMLDFCKPYLKSSETAFENFQKHKDYYTVFNPIKMIAQETNQSERTIQLNHKKYFGYTAKEKSRYERFIQAIELLQNQTSKIDWFEIIETCGYYDQSQLIHDFKHFTNYSPNQYLKFQQNVCSAK; this comes from the coding sequence ATGAGAACAGACAAGCAACATATAACAAGTAAAAGAATAGATGTTCCATCAGAATTTCAGTCTTTTTTTTCTCATTTTTACAGCGCTCAAAACAACACAAATCAAGCAATAACAAAAACATTACTACCTAACTTTCAAACTATTATGGTTTTTAGTTTTGGTACTCCTATTCACTTTAATACCGTTAACAATACCCAAATAAATTTAGAAAAGTGTATTGTTTTAGGGCCTATAAAACAGCCTTTCGACTACACTTTATCATCTGGTGCAGAAATGTTAGTTGTCCATTTTAAGAATGATGCTTTTTATCGATTCTTTAGTAAAGTAATAATATCAGATCTTTTACCTATAAATCCTGATGCTCTTTTGAATCAAAATTGTTTTACAAATCTGTGGCATTTAATTAAAAATGAAGCTACAAACAACCGCATAAATTTGATGTTAGATTTTTGTAAACCTTATTTAAAAAGTAGTGAAACTGCTTTTGAAAATTTTCAAAAACACAAAGATTATTATACCGTTTTTAATCCAATAAAGATGATTGCTCAAGAAACGAATCAAAGTGAAAGGACAATACAATTAAACCATAAAAAATATTTTGGCTATACTGCTAAAGAAAAAAGCAGGTACGAAAGATTTATTCAAGCCATTGAACTTTTACAAAATCAAACATCAAAAATAGATTGGTTCGAAATAATAGAAACTTGTGGCTATTATGATCAAAGTCAGTTGATACACGACTTTAAACATTTTACTAATTATTCCCCAAATCAATATCTAAAATTCCAACAGAATGTTTGCAGTGCAAAATAA
- a CDS encoding NAD(P)H-dependent oxidoreductase gives MKHLIIYAHPNKASLNHHFKQTIVDILTRHNHDVIVRDLYHLNFNPILSLNDMAGQRKGEVSQDVKQEQDFISWADTITLIYPIWWTGMPAIMKGYIDRVFSYGFAYRYDQGIQKGLLSGKRIFVINTQGKSKIEYKETGMDQALCLTSDKGIFSYCGLLIKQHFFFDKADIADQGRVKDWTVEIAKSYLKSI, from the coding sequence ATGAAACATCTTATAATTTATGCGCATCCAAATAAGGCGAGTTTAAATCATCATTTTAAACAAACTATAGTAGATATATTAACACGACACAATCACGATGTTATTGTTAGAGATTTGTATCATCTAAATTTTAATCCTATCCTTTCTTTAAATGACATGGCAGGACAACGTAAAGGTGAAGTTTCACAGGATGTAAAACAGGAGCAAGATTTTATTTCTTGGGCAGACACTATTACATTGATCTATCCAATTTGGTGGACAGGAATGCCTGCGATTATGAAAGGATATATTGACCGCGTTTTTTCTTATGGTTTTGCTTACCGTTACGACCAAGGAATACAAAAAGGATTACTATCTGGTAAGCGAATTTTTGTTATTAACACCCAAGGAAAATCCAAAATAGAGTACAAAGAAACAGGTATGGATCAGGCACTATGCTTAACTTCTGATAAAGGAATTTTTTCATATTGTGGTTTGCTAATTAAGCAGCATTTCTTTTTTGATAAAGCTGATATAGCAGACCAAGGAAGAGTTAAGGATTGGACTGTTGAAATAGCTAAATCCTATTTAAAAAGTATTTAA
- a CDS encoding Fur family transcriptional regulator, whose product MNRRNTPTKEAVLNLLSNSKKALSQDAIEKQLDIKINRATIYRVLNRFCEDDLVHKIIAEDGKQYFAICKKCENQPEIIQHHFHFRCLTCDSIECLKVPVVYNVPSGYEVQNANCVLTGLCNECS is encoded by the coding sequence ATGAATCGAAGAAATACACCAACAAAAGAAGCTGTTTTAAATTTACTTTCAAATTCAAAAAAAGCATTGAGTCAGGATGCTATTGAAAAACAATTGGATATTAAAATCAACAGAGCTACTATATACAGAGTATTGAATAGATTTTGTGAGGATGATTTAGTGCATAAAATTATTGCAGAAGACGGGAAACAGTACTTTGCCATTTGTAAAAAATGTGAGAATCAACCAGAAATTATTCAGCATCATTTTCATTTTCGTTGTTTGACGTGTGACTCGATTGAGTGTTTAAAAGTACCTGTTGTGTATAACGTTCCTAGTGGTTATGAAGTCCAAAACGCAAATTGTGTTCTAACTGGGCTTTGTAATGAATGTTCGTAG
- a CDS encoding NAD(P)/FAD-dependent oxidoreductase: MTRREIIKLFGVSGLVLTIQQPLSLFTQYNNKMEKKNFEVIIIGGSYAGLSSAMALGRSLRNTLIIDAGKPCNKQTPHSHNFLTQDGSTPKEISEIAKNQVTKYNSVKFYNGLAVSGKRSKSGFEITTSKGDVFTAKKLVIATGIKDLMPNINGFLQCWGISVVHCPYCHGYEIRNKKTAIIANGERAFHLASLVNNLTKEITIITLGTKDFEENQLEKIKRYNIKIVEKEISEIEHQNGQLEKIVFKDGSTENFECAYASIPFEQNSNIPKELGCELTENGHIKVNFMQKTTEEGIFACGDNSTMMRSVAIAVSSGNISGAVINNELTQESF; this comes from the coding sequence ATGACAAGAAGAGAAATAATAAAACTTTTTGGAGTATCAGGTTTAGTACTTACAATACAACAACCTTTATCACTCTTTACCCAATACAATAACAAAATGGAGAAAAAAAATTTTGAAGTAATTATAATAGGTGGAAGTTATGCTGGACTTTCATCAGCAATGGCATTAGGACGTTCATTGAGAAATACATTAATAATAGATGCTGGTAAACCTTGTAATAAGCAAACACCACATTCCCATAACTTTCTAACTCAAGATGGTAGTACTCCAAAAGAAATTTCTGAAATTGCCAAAAATCAAGTAACAAAATACAACAGTGTCAAGTTTTATAATGGACTTGCAGTTAGTGGAAAAAGAAGTAAAAGCGGATTTGAAATCACTACTTCAAAAGGTGATGTTTTTACAGCAAAAAAACTAGTTATTGCTACAGGAATTAAAGACCTAATGCCAAATATAAATGGTTTTTTGCAATGTTGGGGAATATCTGTCGTTCATTGCCCATATTGTCACGGTTATGAAATAAGAAACAAGAAAACAGCTATCATTGCGAATGGAGAAAGAGCTTTTCACCTTGCTTCTTTAGTAAATAATTTAACAAAAGAAATAACGATAATCACTTTAGGAACAAAAGACTTTGAAGAAAATCAACTCGAAAAAATAAAACGGTACAATATAAAAATTGTGGAAAAAGAAATTTCTGAAATAGAACATCAAAATGGACAATTAGAAAAAATCGTGTTCAAAGATGGAAGTACAGAGAATTTTGAATGTGCCTACGCTTCTATTCCTTTTGAACAAAACTCAAATATCCCCAAAGAGTTAGGTTGTGAACTTACAGAAAACGGACACATTAAAGTAAATTTTATGCAAAAAACCACAGAAGAAGGCATTTTTGCTTGTGGTGACAACAGTACAATGATGCGTTCTGTTGCCATAGCAGTTTCTAGTGGTAACATTTCAGGGGCAGTTATTAATAATGAACTTACACAAGAGAGCTTTTAA